A genomic stretch from Sulfobacillus thermosulfidooxidans includes:
- the nuoF gene encoding NADH-quinone oxidoreductase subunit NuoF: MSQKYYLLRNREIPDIDQMPVYLANGGYQALRKALNEFKPEELVELVKKSGLRGRGGAGFPTGMKWGFLPNDGRKRYLVVNSDEAEPGTYKDREIIERNPHQLIEGIIISSYATKAREAYIYCRGEFLFGSEQLKRAVQEAYEQGFLGENILGSGFSLDLKVYRGAGAYICGEESALLESLEGKRGNPRLKPPFPAIAGLYGGPTVVNNVETITNIPAIVTYGAEWYTSMGTAKSPGLKIFSVSGRVNRPDNYEIPLATPLRTLIEDYAGGVLPGRKIKAVIPGGSSVPLLTPDKLDTPLDYESVLQAGSMLGSGGCIVLDDQVCIVGATARLVKFYREESCGKCTPCREGTYWMTDILERIEHGLGTPADLDTLLDVADNIGGKCFCPLGDASLGVLVSAMKYFRDEFEAHVFEHACPMGAKLYDTVNH; this comes from the coding sequence GTGAGTCAGAAATATTACTTATTACGCAACCGGGAAATTCCGGATATTGATCAAATGCCTGTGTATCTTGCCAACGGCGGCTACCAAGCCTTACGCAAAGCATTAAATGAATTTAAGCCCGAAGAACTTGTGGAGTTGGTTAAGAAATCGGGTCTAAGGGGACGAGGCGGAGCGGGATTTCCCACAGGCATGAAATGGGGATTTTTGCCTAATGATGGCCGAAAACGATATTTAGTCGTGAATTCTGATGAAGCCGAACCGGGAACTTATAAAGACCGCGAAATTATCGAACGCAATCCTCACCAACTTATTGAAGGCATTATCATTTCCAGTTATGCGACAAAAGCGCGCGAAGCCTATATCTATTGCCGCGGCGAGTTTCTCTTTGGTTCGGAACAACTAAAGCGTGCCGTGCAAGAAGCATATGAACAGGGATTTCTCGGGGAAAACATTCTAGGATCGGGATTTTCTTTGGATCTGAAAGTGTACCGGGGCGCGGGGGCCTATATTTGTGGAGAAGAATCCGCTTTATTGGAATCCCTTGAAGGCAAGCGCGGCAATCCCCGTCTAAAGCCGCCTTTTCCCGCTATTGCAGGGTTGTACGGCGGTCCAACGGTGGTCAATAATGTGGAAACAATCACTAATATCCCCGCAATTGTGACCTACGGGGCAGAATGGTACACCTCGATGGGAACCGCCAAAAGCCCCGGATTAAAAATATTTAGCGTCAGTGGACGCGTCAATCGTCCAGACAATTATGAAATTCCGCTTGCCACCCCTCTTCGCACCCTGATTGAGGATTATGCCGGAGGTGTATTGCCGGGCCGCAAGATTAAGGCAGTCATTCCAGGCGGAAGCTCAGTGCCACTACTTACGCCCGATAAATTGGACACGCCCTTGGATTATGAATCGGTTTTGCAGGCGGGTTCCATGTTGGGGTCCGGAGGCTGTATCGTGCTCGACGATCAGGTGTGCATCGTAGGCGCGACCGCAAGGCTCGTGAAATTTTACCGGGAAGAATCATGTGGAAAGTGTACGCCGTGCCGAGAAGGAACGTACTGGATGACCGATATTCTCGAACGAATTGAACACGGTTTGGGCACACCTGCCGATCTCGACACGCTGTTGGATGTTGCCGACAATATCGGCGGAAAATGTTTCTGCCCACTTGGTGATGCATCACTAGGTGTGCTGGTTAGTGCCATGAAATACTTCCGTGACGAGTTCGAAGCCCATGTCTTTGAACACGCATGTCCGATGGGAGCGAAATTATATGATACGGTTAACCATTGA
- the whiA gene encoding DNA-binding protein WhiA yields MGWSYARQIKAELARLPQEKRRLCLWAELLGMGSYLGMEQLSSGLDVGNALVARRAYHIMKWLGLSPHITVTRSRRRLVFHVSSTEPTAGTNENPIMGCPKAYLRGLFLARGYLAEPERAIHLEMWMNDPEQFDLAERILLPLKIRPKSSRRRGRVILYLKDGEQVGRFLTHIGAHQAVLALESAQVMKTMKNQVNRLVNSETANLRRAVESGLEQARILKDLLNSSHDDIPPALRELALLRIAHPDWSLKELGLALHPPLSKSAVNHRMRRLLRGYEMRTTS; encoded by the coding sequence ATGGGATGGTCATATGCCAGGCAAATCAAGGCCGAATTAGCCCGGCTTCCTCAAGAAAAACGTCGGCTTTGCTTATGGGCAGAATTGCTCGGAATGGGCTCATATCTGGGCATGGAACAACTATCATCGGGGTTGGATGTCGGCAATGCCCTCGTGGCACGGCGCGCATACCACATCATGAAATGGTTGGGTCTATCGCCGCATATTACGGTAACACGCTCACGACGCCGGTTAGTCTTTCACGTCTCTTCCACGGAGCCTACTGCGGGAACCAACGAAAATCCCATTATGGGCTGTCCCAAAGCGTATTTACGCGGTCTTTTTTTGGCCCGGGGCTACTTAGCTGAACCCGAACGTGCAATTCATTTGGAAATGTGGATGAATGACCCCGAGCAATTTGATCTTGCCGAACGGATCTTGCTACCTCTTAAGATTCGGCCCAAAAGTTCCAGGCGGCGGGGGCGCGTTATTCTTTATCTGAAAGATGGAGAACAAGTCGGGCGTTTCTTGACCCATATTGGTGCCCACCAAGCGGTTCTGGCACTAGAAAGTGCGCAAGTCATGAAAACCATGAAAAATCAGGTTAACCGTTTGGTGAATTCGGAAACCGCCAACTTGCGGCGTGCTGTGGAATCAGGGTTGGAACAGGCTCGGATCCTTAAGGATCTTCTGAATAGCTCGCATGACGACATTCCGCCGGCGCTGAGGGAATTAGCCCTGTTGCGAATTGCTCATCCAGATTGGTCGTTAAAAGAATTGGGATTGGCTCTTCATCCGCCCCTTAGCAAATCGGCTGTCAATCACCGTATGCGGCGTCTTTTGCGCGGTTATGAAATGAGAACAACCAGTTAA
- a CDS encoding NADH-quinone oxidoreductase subunit A, which translates to MIYIIVAFLVAFGMSFTSDLLGPKAPGGLKRTTYESGIIPEAPVGYFSVRFYRVAMFFMIFDVAVMALYPWAISLTSLHQAGFVKALIFLVVVALAFAYVWNKGGFQWD; encoded by the coding sequence TTGATTTATATCATCGTGGCCTTCCTTGTGGCTTTCGGCATGTCCTTTACCTCAGACTTGCTGGGACCTAAGGCACCGGGTGGATTGAAACGCACGACCTATGAGTCTGGAATCATCCCGGAGGCGCCGGTCGGATATTTTTCTGTGCGGTTTTATCGTGTCGCGATGTTTTTCATGATTTTTGATGTCGCCGTCATGGCGCTCTATCCATGGGCCATTAGTTTAACCAGCCTTCACCAAGCGGGATTCGTTAAAGCCCTAATCTTCTTAGTGGTCGTCGCTCTAGCGTTTGCTTACGTCTGGAATAAAGGGGGATTTCAATGGGATTAA
- a CDS encoding gluconeogenesis factor YvcK family protein, with the protein MWRLLVPGLKLKRFLALIALGFMALGVAMGLSAWIEPYLFPFWRRPVLEMVLFIVGTVLVVGGFWGLWRSINEVLGSDKWAGLLYSRRQLARGPHIAALGGGTGMPSVLRGLKHYTSNLTAIVTVADDGGSSGRLRGDLGMLPPGDIRNCMVALADTEPLMEQLFQHRFQAGELKGHSFGNLFLAAMEQASGDFVTALRESSRVLAVRGTVLPATLEHVTLHATLVTGAHVEGESAIGHSTDRIQRIWMDPPDATPLREAVEAIVAADMVVLGPGSLYTSILPNLLIPAIADAIRQSKGIRVYVANIMTQPGETANFSVRDHLKAIEDHVGPGLIDVVLVNNEKVPERLLQKYRREGADQVTFQGEESLVSGQPIIIYDNLLLADGVVRHDPDKLAPALLRVLLKFRPKWAEGRLIDALWLENRLRERHQPRWDGHMPGKSRPN; encoded by the coding sequence ATGTGGCGGTTGTTGGTTCCGGGTTTAAAGCTCAAACGTTTTCTGGCTTTGATTGCTTTGGGATTTATGGCACTAGGCGTGGCGATGGGGCTATCAGCCTGGATAGAACCTTATTTGTTTCCCTTTTGGCGTAGGCCGGTATTGGAAATGGTGTTATTTATCGTGGGCACCGTGTTGGTGGTGGGAGGATTTTGGGGATTGTGGCGCTCCATTAACGAGGTGCTGGGATCTGATAAATGGGCGGGATTATTGTACTCCCGGCGGCAACTGGCTAGAGGCCCACATATAGCCGCCTTAGGAGGCGGGACGGGAATGCCGTCGGTACTCAGAGGCCTCAAACATTACACCTCGAATTTAACGGCGATTGTGACCGTGGCCGACGACGGCGGAAGTTCAGGGCGGCTGCGCGGTGATTTGGGCATGTTGCCGCCCGGAGACATTCGTAATTGTATGGTTGCTTTAGCCGACACCGAACCATTAATGGAACAACTTTTTCAGCACCGCTTTCAAGCCGGAGAATTAAAAGGCCACAGTTTTGGCAACTTATTTTTGGCGGCCATGGAACAAGCCTCCGGGGATTTTGTCACCGCTTTACGGGAATCGAGCCGGGTTTTGGCCGTTCGCGGGACGGTTCTGCCAGCCACCCTGGAGCATGTCACGCTTCATGCCACGCTGGTGACAGGAGCGCATGTGGAAGGGGAAAGTGCTATTGGACACAGTACTGACCGGATACAACGTATTTGGATGGATCCTCCTGATGCCACTCCTCTTCGGGAAGCGGTGGAAGCGATCGTTGCTGCCGATATGGTGGTTTTGGGCCCAGGCAGTCTGTACACCTCTATTTTGCCGAATCTATTAATTCCAGCTATTGCCGATGCAATCCGGCAATCCAAAGGGATTCGAGTCTATGTGGCTAATATCATGACCCAACCCGGGGAAACAGCGAATTTTTCTGTCCGGGATCATTTAAAAGCTATCGAAGATCATGTGGGACCTGGGCTAATCGATGTGGTTTTGGTGAACAACGAAAAGGTTCCCGAACGCCTGTTGCAAAAATACCGGAGGGAAGGAGCTGATCAAGTGACCTTTCAAGGAGAAGAATCACTGGTTAGCGGACAACCGATTATAATCTATGATAATCTACTTTTAGCAGATGGGGTCGTACGTCACGATCCTGATAAGCTGGCACCGGCACTTTTGCGGGTGCTCCTCAAATTTCGCCCGAAGTGGGCTGAAGGGCGTTTGATCGACGCCTTATGGTTGGAAAATCGTTTACGGGAGCGACATCAACCGCGATGGGATGGTCATATGCCAGGCAAATCAAGGCCGAATTAG
- the nuoE gene encoding NADH-quinone oxidoreductase subunit NuoE: MKPEWIKWAQEAKEQFPEANSSLLPLLHRIQQAEGWLSDDTIRDVASLLGLTTQYVESVASFYSLLYREKVGKNVIHVCVGLSCALAGADKVMEELEHKLGISEGQTTPDGEYTLLEAECLAACNLAPVVQRNLRYHGLVNTAQLDALLADDEKEVKS, translated from the coding sequence ATGAAGCCTGAATGGATAAAGTGGGCTCAAGAAGCCAAAGAACAGTTTCCGGAAGCCAATTCGAGCCTATTGCCCCTTTTACACCGGATTCAACAGGCCGAGGGATGGTTGTCTGATGACACCATAAGGGACGTGGCTTCACTACTCGGTTTAACCACCCAGTATGTTGAATCCGTGGCCTCATTTTATTCGTTGTTATATCGGGAAAAAGTGGGTAAGAATGTTATTCATGTCTGCGTCGGATTGTCTTGTGCATTAGCCGGAGCTGACAAGGTTATGGAAGAGCTGGAGCATAAACTCGGGATTTCCGAAGGTCAGACCACACCCGATGGAGAGTATACGTTATTAGAAGCGGAATGCCTCGCCGCCTGCAATCTGGCTCCCGTCGTCCAGCGCAACTTGCGCTACCATGGGCTCGTAAATACCGCTCAATTAGATGCGCTGTTGGCCGATGACGAAAAAGAGGTGAAGTCGTGA
- a CDS encoding Cof-type HAD-IIB family hydrolase — protein sequence MDNQVRIKLLVLDLDGTVLRSDGSLSEALVKAVNQAKDHGIAVILATGRMVRSAEPYWLQLQLGTGPLIAYNGSMVVEMPRQNPWFTWHLTEDVARFVIQEALDADILTQVYVGNELWLSREDERAQHYITVNHIPGDVKSREGLLTWPSPPIKILLQDDPDKLDQFRLRISPEVLGLQGRIFKSQADYLEIVPAGVGKGPALAKVAERLHLSPQHIMAIGDAENDVDMLKWVGMGVAMGQAPDLVKRAANVVTKSVDQDGAAYAIYRWLLEPMQGFHEMQH from the coding sequence TTGGATAATCAGGTACGCATAAAGTTATTAGTGTTAGATTTAGACGGCACTGTGCTGCGCTCAGATGGTTCGTTATCAGAGGCATTAGTGAAGGCGGTGAATCAGGCGAAGGACCACGGTATTGCCGTCATTTTGGCCACAGGCCGGATGGTCCGTTCAGCAGAACCTTATTGGCTACAGTTACAACTGGGCACGGGACCGTTAATTGCGTATAACGGGAGTATGGTTGTGGAAATGCCTCGGCAAAATCCATGGTTTACCTGGCATCTCACGGAAGATGTGGCGCGGTTTGTCATTCAAGAAGCTTTAGATGCAGACATTCTCACCCAGGTATATGTCGGCAACGAATTATGGCTATCCAGAGAAGATGAGCGAGCTCAACATTATATTACAGTGAATCATATTCCCGGTGACGTAAAATCCCGTGAAGGGCTTCTCACCTGGCCCTCACCGCCGATTAAAATTTTGTTGCAAGATGATCCAGATAAATTGGATCAGTTTCGTCTCCGCATTTCTCCAGAAGTCTTGGGATTACAGGGAAGAATTTTTAAATCGCAAGCGGATTATTTAGAAATTGTTCCGGCCGGTGTGGGCAAAGGACCGGCGTTGGCAAAAGTCGCTGAACGTTTGCATTTGTCCCCACAGCACATCATGGCGATTGGCGATGCTGAAAATGACGTCGACATGTTGAAATGGGTGGGAATGGGCGTAGCAATGGGTCAGGCACCGGATTTGGTGAAGCGTGCCGCCAACGTTGTCACTAAGAGCGTTGATCAGGATGGGGCAGCTTATGCGATTTACCGGTGGTTATTAGAGCCGATGCAAGGTTTTCACGAAATGCAGCACTGA
- a CDS encoding NADH-quinone oxidoreductase subunit B → MGLNLTQKETEKSLLLTTVEKMGRWAQKSSVWPATFGLACCAIEMMSVTNSRYDLARFGAEVFRASPRQADLMIVAGRVSQKMAPVLRTIWEQMPEPKWVISMGACASSGGVFDNYAIIQGVDHVVPVDIYVPGCPPNPEALMFGILKLQEQIMQGIPPKYQRMAMEGHTS, encoded by the coding sequence ATGGGATTAAATCTCACACAAAAAGAAACCGAAAAATCCTTGTTGCTCACCACTGTGGAGAAAATGGGGCGCTGGGCGCAGAAATCGTCGGTGTGGCCGGCAACCTTCGGGTTAGCGTGCTGTGCCATTGAGATGATGAGTGTGACCAATTCCCGCTATGATTTAGCCAGATTTGGCGCCGAGGTCTTTCGGGCCTCCCCGCGGCAAGCCGACCTGATGATTGTTGCCGGACGTGTTAGCCAAAAGATGGCTCCTGTTCTGAGAACAATTTGGGAACAAATGCCCGAACCCAAATGGGTCATATCGATGGGAGCGTGTGCTTCCTCAGGTGGTGTGTTTGACAACTATGCCATTATTCAAGGCGTGGACCATGTGGTGCCGGTGGATATTTATGTTCCAGGGTGCCCGCCGAATCCTGAAGCGTTGATGTTTGGGATATTGAAATTGCAAGAACAAATTATGCAAGGGATTCCTCCTAAATACCAACGCATGGCCATGGAGGGACACACATCATGA
- the nuoD gene encoding NADH dehydrogenase (quinone) subunit D, which yields MATEKPELLETSDGNDTMIINLGPQHPSTHGVLRVRLELDGERVVHAEPVVGYLHTGFEKTAENLTYQQCNTITDRLDYLAPMTNNLAYVLAVEKLLNVEVPKRAQYIRVLFAELTRVASHLVWLGTHVMDLGAMSLFFYTMREREVILDLIEAVSGVRMNPSYFRIGGLAYDLPEGFHDKVYAFIKDFPRWMKTYRHLFDGNPLINERLQGIAVLTQEDALALSVTGPNLRATGMPLDLRKDEPYSSYDDFEFNVPVRTECDAYARFWVRVEEMYESMKIIEQAIDKIEPKGPYTTSDRKISLPPREEIYGNMEALIHQFKLVTQGFPVPAGEVYQGIEGPRGEIGFYIVSDGGSKPYRWRARTPSFYNLQSLPQMCEGGLVADVITAIGSIDIMLGDVDK from the coding sequence ATGGCCACTGAAAAGCCTGAATTGCTAGAAACCTCGGACGGCAATGACACCATGATTATTAATTTAGGGCCTCAGCATCCGAGTACGCACGGGGTACTCCGCGTGCGCCTTGAGCTCGATGGAGAGCGGGTGGTGCATGCTGAGCCGGTGGTTGGATATTTGCATACAGGATTTGAAAAGACGGCGGAAAATTTAACTTATCAACAGTGTAATACGATAACGGACCGCTTAGATTATCTGGCGCCGATGACGAATAATTTGGCGTATGTGTTAGCGGTGGAAAAATTGCTAAATGTCGAAGTGCCTAAACGCGCTCAATATATTCGTGTCCTATTTGCGGAATTGACGCGCGTGGCCAGCCACTTAGTTTGGCTCGGCACCCACGTGATGGATTTAGGTGCGATGAGTTTATTTTTCTATACCATGCGGGAACGGGAGGTCATTTTAGATCTCATTGAAGCCGTCTCAGGCGTCCGCATGAACCCGAGCTATTTCCGAATTGGGGGACTGGCCTATGACCTTCCCGAAGGCTTTCACGACAAAGTTTATGCCTTCATTAAAGATTTTCCGCGGTGGATGAAAACCTATCGTCATCTTTTTGATGGCAATCCTCTCATTAACGAGCGTCTGCAAGGCATCGCCGTATTGACCCAGGAGGATGCGTTAGCCCTCTCGGTGACAGGACCGAATTTGCGGGCTACGGGAATGCCTTTAGATTTGAGAAAAGATGAACCCTATTCATCCTATGACGATTTTGAGTTTAATGTTCCAGTTCGCACGGAATGTGATGCGTACGCACGCTTTTGGGTACGTGTCGAAGAAATGTACGAATCGATGAAAATCATCGAACAAGCGATTGACAAAATTGAACCCAAAGGACCTTATACCACCAGTGACCGGAAAATCAGCTTGCCTCCCCGAGAGGAGATTTACGGCAATATGGAGGCGTTGATTCATCAGTTCAAGTTGGTGACGCAGGGATTTCCCGTGCCCGCTGGCGAGGTCTATCAGGGTATCGAAGGCCCGCGGGGTGAAATTGGATTTTATATTGTGTCAGATGGTGGATCTAAACCCTACCGGTGGCGGGCCCGGACCCCATCATTTTATAACTTGCAATCCCTACCGCAGATGTGTGAGGGCGGGCTTGTGGCCGACGTGATTACGGCTATTGGGAGCATAGACATAATGTTGGGGGATGTCGACAAATGA
- the rapZ gene encoding RNase adapter RapZ: MEHVRLVIITGLSGAGRSEAMRVFEDLGYFCVDNLPPNLISKFAELLQKSPEVQGAALVMDIRGGVFFSELQGSLNELDKGQLPYQILYLEADEETLIRRYKMSRRRHPLETQGRLVDALRKEKEALRELRGKADVIIDTSGLTALQLRQRISDVFRLDGTQSLFQVRLVSFGFKHGLPKDADLVFDVRYLPNPYYVEELRSKTGNDEEVDQYVMRFPQSKETLDKLANLLTFLIPQFQQEGKPQVTIGIGCTGGQHRSVVFANHLKDLLTQAGHQALVEHRDLDLRED, encoded by the coding sequence ATGGAACACGTACGTTTAGTGATTATCACCGGTCTGTCCGGCGCTGGGCGCAGCGAAGCGATGCGCGTTTTTGAAGACTTAGGATATTTTTGTGTCGATAATTTACCTCCTAACTTGATTAGCAAATTTGCGGAACTCCTGCAAAAAAGTCCTGAAGTTCAAGGAGCCGCTTTGGTGATGGATATTCGCGGCGGGGTATTTTTTTCCGAGCTGCAAGGATCTTTGAATGAACTGGATAAAGGCCAATTACCCTATCAGATTCTTTATTTAGAAGCTGATGAAGAAACTTTAATCCGGCGCTATAAAATGTCCAGACGCCGCCATCCTTTGGAGACGCAAGGACGATTGGTGGACGCCTTGCGCAAAGAGAAAGAGGCGTTGCGGGAACTCCGGGGTAAAGCCGATGTAATCATTGATACCTCGGGCTTGACGGCTCTCCAGCTTCGGCAGCGTATCTCCGATGTGTTTCGTCTTGATGGGACACAGTCCCTATTTCAAGTGCGGCTAGTGTCTTTTGGGTTTAAACATGGATTGCCGAAAGATGCTGATTTAGTGTTTGATGTCCGCTATTTGCCTAACCCTTATTATGTGGAGGAATTACGGAGTAAGACCGGGAATGACGAAGAAGTTGATCAATATGTGATGCGTTTTCCCCAATCCAAAGAAACTCTCGACAAACTGGCCAATCTGCTTACCTTTTTGATTCCCCAGTTTCAGCAAGAAGGAAAACCGCAAGTCACGATCGGCATTGGCTGTACGGGTGGCCAACACCGGTCTGTGGTCTTCGCCAACCACTTGAAAGACTTGTTAACGCAAGCTGGGCATCAAGCGCTGGTCGAACATCGTGATTTGGACTTGCGGGAGGACTAA
- a CDS encoding NADH-quinone oxidoreductase subunit C produces MNHNDPDILERLAEEFPGEFTVVDAIDQPTISTSLKQLLAVMQYLRDQAQYRICLDVLAVDYLPDRPRFELVYHLYNPWKHARIRVKVRAGINEKVPSVTALWPGANWPEREAYDLFGIQFEGHPDLRRIYLPDDWDGHPLRKDYPLTGTRVD; encoded by the coding sequence ATGAACCATAATGACCCCGATATATTAGAACGCTTGGCTGAGGAGTTTCCCGGGGAATTTACGGTGGTGGATGCAATTGACCAGCCAACGATCTCCACTTCCCTAAAACAATTGCTCGCCGTCATGCAATATCTGCGGGATCAGGCGCAATACCGCATCTGCCTTGATGTTTTGGCCGTAGACTACTTGCCAGACCGTCCACGTTTTGAGCTGGTTTATCACTTATACAATCCGTGGAAACATGCCCGTATCCGGGTTAAAGTGCGGGCGGGTATTAATGAAAAAGTTCCAAGTGTCACAGCCTTGTGGCCAGGGGCCAATTGGCCAGAACGTGAGGCGTATGACTTGTTTGGCATTCAGTTTGAAGGGCACCCCGATTTGCGCCGGATTTATTTACCGGATGACTGGGACGGGCATCCCTTGCGTAAAGATTATCCCTTAACAGGCACACGAGTTGATTGA
- a CDS encoding phage holin family protein, whose translation MRWLTVWIASAIGLAVVSHIHLGIMAKSTEAIIVASFVLGLVNTTIKPIVKLLTLPINLLTFGLFGWVINALMLWLVSAIVPGFIVHGFGAAFWGALILSIVSGVVGWIIRYA comes from the coding sequence ATGCGGTGGTTAACGGTCTGGATTGCTTCGGCGATTGGACTCGCGGTGGTAAGTCATATACACTTAGGCATTATGGCTAAGAGTACGGAGGCTATTATCGTCGCCTCTTTTGTTTTAGGCTTGGTTAATACGACGATTAAGCCCATCGTGAAACTCCTGACTTTGCCCATTAACTTGCTGACCTTCGGTCTTTTTGGATGGGTTATCAATGCCTTAATGCTGTGGCTGGTTTCGGCTATTGTCCCTGGCTTTATTGTGCACGGATTCGGCGCGGCCTTTTGGGGTGCATTAATTTTGTCGATTGTATCGGGGGTTGTAGGTTGGATAATCAGGTACGCATAA
- the uvrC gene encoding excinuclease ABC subunit UvrC, with amino-acid sequence MMTLSEHLEEKRQLLPDKPGVYLMKDHEGHVIYVGKAVNLKQRVRSYFQEASRLLPKVAAMMRHVEDFEIITTDTEVEALILEATLIKKYRPHYNIRLKDDKAYPYIRLTWEEDFPRLIIARRPDNSGSRYFGPYTRAQSVHETIRLLRHIFPIRNCTNQKFKNAVRPCLEYHIKRCPGPCQALIDKASYRDMMKNVEWFLEGKVDAVEKSLVKELNHAAEELEFEKAAKLRDQVMAIREITAQQKVSAEAGRNLDAISWALSNQDAYLQVFMVRDGRLIGRESFTLTGVDGTDEKELAHAFLMQYYDRARDIPQEILIERLPPDDSQIAAWLRDKRGGKVELKVPVRGEKQRLLAMVRQNATIARDEALRRMEIKERDRERALLEIQQTLGLPEFPRRMECYDISNTQGTESVASMVVFTDGRPDKSQYRRFKIQSVEGPNDFLSMKEVITRRFHHQAQDAKQMGKSHFAKTPNLVIIDGGRGQLGYAYQAMRELNVADIPVFGLAKQHEWLFEPDRAEPIILDRDSAGLKLLMHLRDEAHRFAITYHRKLRTKRNLASILDDIEGIGPARKKILRQTYGDLEAISQASVDELAELPKMTRPAAEAVKRYLDEHFKPSDEGKRVPE; translated from the coding sequence ATGATGACATTATCAGAACACCTAGAAGAAAAACGCCAACTACTTCCGGATAAACCCGGTGTCTATCTGATGAAAGACCACGAAGGGCACGTCATTTATGTTGGGAAAGCCGTCAATTTAAAACAACGAGTCCGAAGTTATTTCCAAGAAGCGAGCCGGCTTTTGCCAAAAGTGGCGGCGATGATGCGCCATGTGGAAGATTTTGAAATTATTACGACCGATACTGAAGTCGAAGCCTTGATCTTGGAAGCCACGCTCATTAAAAAATACCGGCCGCATTACAATATCCGGTTAAAAGATGATAAGGCTTACCCATATATCCGTTTGACATGGGAGGAAGATTTTCCGCGGCTCATTATTGCCAGACGCCCTGATAATTCTGGAAGTCGCTATTTTGGCCCGTATACCCGGGCACAAAGTGTGCATGAAACGATTCGTCTCTTACGCCATATTTTTCCTATTCGGAATTGCACGAACCAGAAATTTAAAAATGCGGTTCGCCCTTGTCTGGAATATCATATTAAACGGTGTCCGGGTCCTTGTCAGGCTTTGATCGACAAAGCGAGTTACCGGGACATGATGAAAAATGTGGAATGGTTTTTAGAAGGCAAGGTCGACGCCGTAGAAAAATCCTTAGTGAAGGAATTAAACCACGCGGCAGAAGAGCTGGAATTTGAAAAAGCGGCGAAATTGCGCGACCAGGTTATGGCCATTCGGGAAATCACGGCGCAACAAAAGGTTTCTGCGGAAGCGGGACGAAATTTGGATGCGATTAGCTGGGCCTTGAGCAATCAAGATGCTTATTTACAGGTATTTATGGTGCGCGATGGTCGGCTCATTGGGCGGGAGTCATTTACGTTAACCGGTGTCGACGGGACCGATGAAAAAGAATTGGCGCACGCCTTTTTAATGCAATATTATGACCGGGCACGAGACATTCCCCAGGAAATTCTGATTGAACGCCTCCCTCCCGATGATAGTCAAATTGCTGCATGGCTTCGCGACAAACGCGGAGGCAAGGTTGAATTGAAAGTCCCCGTGCGGGGGGAGAAACAACGGCTGTTAGCCATGGTCCGGCAAAATGCGACGATTGCCCGCGATGAAGCACTCCGGCGAATGGAAATCAAAGAACGAGACCGCGAACGGGCCTTGTTGGAGATTCAGCAAACCCTAGGTCTCCCCGAATTTCCCCGCCGGATGGAGTGTTACGATATTTCTAATACCCAAGGGACCGAATCCGTCGCGTCTATGGTCGTTTTCACCGATGGCAGGCCGGATAAAAGCCAATACCGGCGCTTTAAAATTCAGAGTGTGGAAGGCCCCAATGACTTTTTATCCATGAAAGAAGTCATAACCCGGCGATTTCATCATCAAGCGCAAGATGCCAAACAAATGGGTAAAAGTCACTTTGCCAAAACCCCCAACTTGGTGATTATCGATGGAGGCCGTGGCCAGCTCGGATATGCCTATCAGGCGATGCGCGAATTAAATGTGGCAGATATTCCCGTCTTTGGTTTAGCCAAGCAACATGAGTGGCTATTTGAACCAGACCGTGCTGAACCCATTATTCTTGATCGCGATTCCGCTGGCCTCAAACTCTTGATGCATCTCCGGGATGAAGCCCACCGGTTTGCGATTACATATCACCGTAAACTCCGGACTAAACGCAACCTCGCCTCGATCTTAGATGACATCGAGGGTATTGGCCCGGCACGCAAGAAAATTCTGCGGCAAACTTACGGCGATTTGGAAGCCATTTCGCAAGCGAGTGTCGACGAATTGGCGGAATTACCCAAAATGACGCGCCCTGCAGCGGAAGCCGTCAAACGCTATCTCGATGAACATTTTAAGCCGAGTGACGAGGGAAAACGGGTGCCGGAATAA